From a region of the Hemibagrus wyckioides isolate EC202008001 linkage group LG14, SWU_Hwy_1.0, whole genome shotgun sequence genome:
- the rbpms2a gene encoding RNA-binding protein, mRNA-processing factor 2a isoform X1, translated as MSLKSDSEPNNNVSLEEEVRTLFVSGLPVDIKPRELYLLFRPFKGYEGSLIKLTSKQPVGFVTFDSRSGAEAAKNALNGIRFDPENPQTLRLEFAKANTKMAKSKLMGTPNPSSLHPALGAHFIARDPYDLTGAALIPASPEAWTPYPLYTTELTPGLPHTAFTYPAAAAAAAALHAQVREQPMRWYPSPSDTSQPGWKSRQFC; from the exons GTACGCACACTTTTTGTCAGTGGTCTGCCGGTAGACATCAAGCCGCGGGAGTTGTACCTGCTGTTCAGGCCGTTCAAG ggatATGAAGGCTCACTTATAAAACTCACCTCGAAGCAG CCCGTTGGCTTTGTTACCTTTGACAGCAGGTCTGGAGCCGAAGCAGCGAAAAACGCATTAAAT ggcATTCGCTTTGACCCGGAGAACCCTCAGACACTGCGTCTGGAGTTTGCTAAGGCTAACACCAAGATGGCAAAGAGTAAGCTGATGGGCACGCCGAACCCTTCAAGCCTGCACCCAGCTCTCGGGGCTCACTTTATTGCACGTGATCCAT ATGATCTGACTGGTGCAGCACTGATCCCAGCATCCCCAGAGGCATGGACACCGTATCCCCTCTACACCACTGAGCTGACCCCTGGCCTGCCGCACACAGCCTTCACCTACCCTGCAGCCGCTGCAGCCGCCGCTGCCCTGCACGCCCAGGTGAGGGAGCAACCG ATGCGCTGGTACCCCTCACCCTCTGACACATCACAACCCGGATGGAAATCTCGCCAATTCTGTTAA
- the rbpms2a gene encoding RNA-binding protein, mRNA-processing factor 2a isoform X2 — translation MSLKSDSEPNNNVSLEEEVRTLFVSGLPVDIKPRELYLLFRPFKGYEGSLIKLTSKQPVGFVTFDSRSGAEAAKNALNGIRFDPENPQTLRLEFAKANTKMAKSKLMGTPNPSSLHPALGAHFIARDPYDLTGAALIPASPEAWTPYPLYTTELTPGLPHTAFTYPAAAAAAAALHAQMRWYPSPSDTSQPGWKSRQFC, via the exons GTACGCACACTTTTTGTCAGTGGTCTGCCGGTAGACATCAAGCCGCGGGAGTTGTACCTGCTGTTCAGGCCGTTCAAG ggatATGAAGGCTCACTTATAAAACTCACCTCGAAGCAG CCCGTTGGCTTTGTTACCTTTGACAGCAGGTCTGGAGCCGAAGCAGCGAAAAACGCATTAAAT ggcATTCGCTTTGACCCGGAGAACCCTCAGACACTGCGTCTGGAGTTTGCTAAGGCTAACACCAAGATGGCAAAGAGTAAGCTGATGGGCACGCCGAACCCTTCAAGCCTGCACCCAGCTCTCGGGGCTCACTTTATTGCACGTGATCCAT ATGATCTGACTGGTGCAGCACTGATCCCAGCATCCCCAGAGGCATGGACACCGTATCCCCTCTACACCACTGAGCTGACCCCTGGCCTGCCGCACACAGCCTTCACCTACCCTGCAGCCGCTGCAGCCGCCGCTGCCCTGCACGCCCAG ATGCGCTGGTACCCCTCACCCTCTGACACATCACAACCCGGATGGAAATCTCGCCAATTCTGTTAA